The Lagopus muta isolate bLagMut1 chromosome 8, bLagMut1 primary, whole genome shotgun sequence genome contains a region encoding:
- the TYW5 gene encoding tRNA wybutosine-synthesizing protein 5, giving the protein MERCEQAVVRVPSLDGVTRERFLRDVYPRREPVVLKGMELGPCTTKWTVDYLSQAAGSKEVKIHVSAVPQMDFLSKNFVYRTLPFDVFVRRAAEVKHKDYFLSEDEKYYLRSVGEDVRKDIADVRKQFPVLAEDVQIPEYFEKEQFFSSVFRISSAGLQLWTHYDVMDNFLIQVTGRKRVVLYSPRDVPYLYLSGTKSEVLDVDNPDFEKYPLFVKAKRYQCYLEAGDVLFIPAMWFHNVISEEFGVALNVFWKHLPAECYDKSDTYGNKDPTAASRAIQILDRALKTLEELPEEYRDFYARRMVLRIQEKAYRNDYG; this is encoded by the exons ATGGAGCGGTGCGAGCAGGCCGTGGTGCGGGTGCCGAGCCTGGACGGCGTGACGCGGGAGCGCTTCCTGCGGGACGTCTATCCTCGG AGAGAGCCAGTTGTGCTGAAGGGAATGGAGCTGGGCCCTTGCACAACCAAATGGACAGTAGATTACCTGAGCCAAGCTGCAGGATCTAAGGAAGTAAAGATCCATGTTTCTGCAGTACCACAGATGGATTTCCTCAGTAAGAACTTTGTGTATAG AACTCTGCCTTTTGATGTATTTGTACGAAGGGCAGCTGAAGTCAAACACAAAGACTACTTTCTTTCTGAG GATGAGAAGTACTATTTGCGATCAGTGGGTGAAGATGTTAGGAAG GATATTGCAGATGTCAGAAAACAGTTTCCTGTTTTGGCAGAAGATGTTCAGATTCCAGAGTATTTTGAGAAGGAACAGTTTTTCTCTAGTGTCTTCCGCATCAGCTCAGCAGGATTGCAGCTATGGACACATTATGAT GTAATGGATAACTTCTTAATCCAAGTAACAGGTAGAAAACGAGTTGTTCTGTATAGTCCTCGAGATGTAccatatttatatttatcag GTACCAAATCAGAGGTGCTAGATGTTGATAACCCAGACTTTGAGAAATACCCACTTTTTGTGAAAGCCAAGCGCTATCAATGTTATCTGGAAGCAGGAGATGTGTTATTTATTCCAG ctatGTGGTTCCACAATGTAATTTCTGAGGAATTTGGAGTGGCACTGAATGTCTTCTGGAAACACCTTCCTGCTGAATGCTACGACAAGAGTGACACTTATGGAAATAAAGATCCCACAGCAGCCTCTAGGGCAATACAGATCTTGGACAGGGCCTTGAAAACACTTGAAGAACTACCTgaagaatacagggatttctatgctCGAAGAATGGTGTTACGGATCCAAGAAAAAGCCTATAGGAATGATTATGGATAA
- the C8H2orf69 gene encoding mitochondrial protein C2orf69 homolog gives MSGRCRAGAASLLRGLIGPAALGLGGSMSLCGTPAACAAGPASGGGGGGGGGGSGGFSSARLSPPWLRLPEVTGAEPQRANELLLLLPPAPRGPAPPQHHVVYFPGDVQNYYDIMSCHPENFQWEHWSFENVATILAHRFPDSFIWVVKCSRMHLHKFSCYDNFVASNMFGAPEHSTDFGAFKHLHALLVNAFRLSQNILQSQTTAHGFSKDAKVSARKSEPQSVPTANGCSSTEREKDCECSNNSAMNFIIPSAVGAVSFTLIGFSKGCVVLNQLLYELKEAKKDKNTDAFLKNIKAIYWLDGGHSGGSNTWVTYPEVLKELAQTGIEVHSHVTPYQVFDTMRSWIGREHEKFVQILEEFGVEINDQLHFADEVPSLDNHFRVHEVF, from the exons ATGAGCGGGCGCTGCCGGGCGGGCGCAGCTTCGCTGCTGCGGGGGCTGATCGGCCCCGCTGCCCTCGGCCTGGGCGGGAGCATGAGCCTTTGCGGGACGCCGGCCGCCTGCGCCGCGGGCCCCGCGagcggtggcggcggcggcggcggcggcggcggcagcggcggctTCTCCTCGGCGCGGCTGAGCCCGCCGTGGCTGCGGCTGCCGGAGGTGACGGGCGCGGAGCCGCAGCGGGCCAacgagctgctgctgctgctgcccccggccccgcgcggcCCGGCGCCGCCTCAGCATCACGTCGTGTACTTTCCGGGGGACGTGCAG aactATTATGACATCATGTCTTGCCACCCAGAAAACTTTCAGTGGGAGCACTGGAGTTTCGAAAATGTTGCTACCATACTTGCTCACCGATTCCCTGATAGTTTTATTTGGGTCGTAAAGTGTTCTCGAATGCACTTGCACAAATTCAGTTGTTATGACAACTTTGTGGCTAGCAACATGTTTGGAGCACCAGAGCACAGCACCGACTTTGGAGCTTTCAAGCATCTCCACGCGTTGCTAGTTAATGCATTCCGACTCTCTCAGAATATTCTGCAGTCCCAGACAACCGCGCACGGTTTCAGCAAGGATGCAAAAGTATCTGCTCGTAAATCAGAGCCACAGTCTGTTCCTACAGCAAATGGCTGCTCATccacagaaagagagaaagattgTGAATGCTCTAATAATTCCGCCATGAACTTCATTATACCATCTGCTGTAGGTGCAGTGTCGTTTACTTTGATCGGCTTCAGTAAAGGTTGTGTGGTTTTGAACCAGCTGCTTTACGAGCTGAAAGAAGCTAAGAAAGACAAGAATACCGATGCCTTCCTAAAAAACATAAAAGCCATTTACTGGTTGGATGGTGGTCACTCGGGAGGAAGCAACACTTGGGTTACTTATCCTGAAGTGCTGAAAGAGCTTGCACAGACAGGAATTGAAGTTCATTCTCACGTTACACCATATCAAGTGTTTGACACAATGAGGTCATGGATTGGGAGAGAGCATGAGAAATTTGTACAGATACTTGAAGAATTTGGTGTGGAAATAAATGATCAACTACATTTTGCTGACGAAGTTCCCTCCTTAGATAACCATTTCAGAGTTCATGAAGTATTTTGA